A genome region from Lactobacillus sp. ESL0791 includes the following:
- a CDS encoding HAD-IC family P-type ATPase: MSEKFHGLSQAEADQLLKKNGLNEVPEPKYNFFKEFLSKLWNLSAWILEAALLLECILGKWIQSLFVLAMLLFAAWNGASKKKQSRRVLDNISHKLTPTVSVERDGKWTNLDSKYLVVGDLISIQAGDVLAADVKLIDGEISTDESSITGEAKNVDKHVNDQAYAGTTVVEGSGLALVQAIGSDSRSGKTINLINNSAAPGHLQQLLTKIIYYLCLLDGILTLIIVIAMFFKTGNFHVFLSQFINTLPFLAMMFIASIPVAMPSTFALSNSFEATRLSKEGVLTSDLTGIQDAANLNLILLDKTGTITENKTAVASWTNFTKLDDQEVLQLASSATDQRNAKIIDTAIDEYVAEKGLAVEQPSKFVPFTSATGYSMAETAGHNVKLGSFKQLSLIDKNANELVKEIDFTAGRSVALLIDDQLAGVFILQDKVRNDSKAALAELKKRGVRPVMLTGDNQKTAAAVAKQVDLTGNVISIHDFNENTDIKNLAGIADVLPEDKLKMVKFFQKKGYIVGMTGDGVNDSPALKQAEVGIAVSNAADVAKRSGKMVLLNDGLTSIVKILDAGHRVYQRMTTWSLTKLARTAELTMLLTFGYLCFNYIPMALNAMVIYTIMNNMVTMMIGTDRTHISYKPENWNMAKLAKIAFALAAGWTIFGIAFVWYLNVHGWSHGVISTMVYVYLVLSSMLILLITRTQKYFWQDYPSKLVWLVQAADIALTIILALFGIAMTKINWMDLLITLIVSLAIAIVIDLFYQPIMKNR; this comes from the coding sequence ATGTCTGAAAAATTTCATGGCTTAAGTCAAGCTGAAGCAGATCAGCTGCTTAAGAAAAATGGGCTGAACGAAGTTCCTGAGCCCAAATACAATTTCTTTAAGGAATTTTTATCGAAATTATGGAATTTATCCGCGTGGATTCTGGAAGCCGCTCTCCTTCTGGAATGTATTTTAGGCAAGTGGATCCAGTCGCTGTTTGTTTTGGCGATGCTGTTATTTGCCGCCTGGAACGGGGCCTCTAAGAAAAAGCAATCACGCCGGGTGTTAGACAATATTTCACACAAGTTGACACCAACTGTTTCGGTCGAACGTGATGGAAAATGGACCAATTTAGATTCCAAGTACCTGGTTGTCGGCGACCTGATCAGTATCCAAGCCGGTGATGTACTGGCAGCCGATGTTAAATTAATTGACGGAGAAATTTCAACCGACGAAAGTTCAATTACCGGTGAAGCAAAAAACGTTGATAAACACGTTAATGATCAAGCCTATGCCGGTACGACCGTTGTTGAAGGTTCTGGACTGGCACTAGTTCAAGCCATCGGCTCCGATTCCCGCTCCGGAAAAACAATCAACTTGATTAATAACTCCGCTGCTCCTGGTCACTTGCAGCAATTATTGACAAAAATTATCTACTATCTTTGTTTACTTGATGGGATTTTGACCTTAATCATCGTCATTGCGATGTTCTTTAAAACCGGAAACTTTCACGTTTTTCTCAGTCAATTCATCAACACGCTGCCGTTTTTGGCAATGATGTTCATCGCTTCTATTCCAGTGGCGATGCCATCAACATTTGCCCTTTCCAACTCGTTTGAAGCTACCCGGCTAAGCAAAGAAGGCGTCTTAACCTCGGATTTAACCGGTATTCAAGACGCTGCGAACCTAAACTTGATTTTATTAGACAAAACCGGAACGATTACCGAAAATAAAACGGCCGTTGCCAGCTGGACGAATTTTACCAAGTTAGATGACCAAGAAGTGCTTCAACTTGCAAGCAGCGCCACAGACCAACGCAATGCCAAAATTATTGACACGGCGATTGATGAATATGTAGCAGAAAAGGGCTTAGCAGTTGAACAGCCAAGCAAGTTTGTTCCCTTTACTTCTGCTACCGGTTATTCGATGGCAGAAACCGCAGGACACAATGTCAAACTTGGTTCATTCAAGCAGTTGTCACTGATTGATAAAAACGCCAACGAATTGGTAAAAGAGATCGACTTCACGGCTGGACGGTCGGTTGCTCTGCTAATTGACGATCAGCTTGCCGGTGTTTTCATCTTGCAAGACAAGGTCAGAAATGATTCCAAAGCTGCTCTTGCCGAACTGAAAAAACGCGGTGTACGCCCAGTCATGCTGACCGGCGACAACCAAAAAACAGCTGCGGCTGTTGCCAAACAGGTTGACCTAACGGGCAACGTGATTTCAATTCATGATTTTAATGAAAACACCGATATCAAGAATTTGGCGGGAATCGCCGATGTTTTACCGGAAGATAAACTAAAAATGGTCAAATTCTTCCAAAAGAAGGGTTACATAGTCGGTATGACCGGCGATGGCGTCAACGACTCACCCGCTTTAAAGCAGGCTGAAGTCGGAATTGCCGTTTCGAATGCAGCAGACGTCGCTAAGCGTTCCGGTAAAATGGTTCTGCTGAACGATGGCCTAACTTCAATTGTAAAAATTTTGGATGCTGGCCACCGCGTTTATCAGCGAATGACCACTTGGTCCTTGACTAAACTGGCAAGAACTGCAGAATTAACAATGCTGCTGACATTTGGTTATCTTTGCTTTAACTATATTCCAATGGCATTAAACGCAATGGTCATTTACACGATCATGAACAATATGGTTACAATGATGATCGGAACTGACCGCACACACATTAGTTACAAGCCGGAAAATTGGAATATGGCTAAGCTGGCTAAAATAGCCTTCGCACTTGCTGCGGGTTGGACTATTTTTGGCATTGCATTTGTTTGGTACTTGAATGTTCATGGTTGGTCACACGGTGTAATTTCCACGATGGTTTACGTTTACTTAGTTTTAAGTTCAATGTTAATTTTGCTAATTACTAGAACCCAAAAATACTTTTGGCAGGACTATCCGTCTAAATTAGTCTGGCTAGTTCAAGCGGCTGATATTGCTCTAACGATCATTTTAGCTTTATTCGGAATCGCTATGACCAAGATTAACTGGATGGACCTGTTAATTACATTGATCGTTTCATTGGCAATTGCAATCGTGATTGACCTCTTCTATCAGCCAATCATGAAAAACAGGTAA
- a CDS encoding PTS transporter subunit EIIC: MDYKTAAKEILHDVGGSKNVSGLTNCATRLRFTLVDDSKIDLAKIKQISGVIDAIKSGAQYQIIVGTNVEHFKKELDKLLAAKPQTTKENKKKSDATWVDRLFDVISGIFTPIIPMLVAAGMLKALLVLLNFANILTIKSPTYVFLSFVSDAGFYFLPVFVAISTAMKLKTNMFIAGMVGAALIHPTFTGMVAQKTAISLFGLSVPLVSYSSSVIPSILAVWFMSYVEKFADKVSPKAVKFLLKPLLTVLIVIPLTFFIFGPIGSYIGNFLAAIFNFLNSHIPWLVPTLMGGLFPLLVMTGMHWSFAPLVVQSYATYHYEAIMGPGSFVSNICQGAASLAVALKSKDSKMKQISSSAGITALLGITEPALFGVTLKVKNVLYCVMTGGAVGGLYAGLQGVVRYTPGTPGLASFAVFIGKNPMNVVNALISVAIGFVVTFILTWIFADFEASATTK; the protein is encoded by the coding sequence ATGGATTACAAAACAGCAGCAAAAGAAATACTGCATGATGTGGGAGGAAGTAAAAATGTCAGCGGGCTGACCAACTGTGCTACCAGATTACGGTTTACACTGGTTGATGATAGCAAAATCGATTTAGCAAAAATAAAGCAAATTTCTGGCGTGATTGATGCAATCAAAAGTGGAGCGCAGTACCAAATTATCGTTGGTACAAACGTCGAGCACTTTAAAAAAGAGCTAGACAAGCTGCTTGCAGCAAAGCCGCAGACAACAAAAGAAAATAAGAAAAAGAGTGACGCAACGTGGGTTGACAGGCTTTTCGACGTGATTTCCGGGATTTTTACCCCAATCATTCCGATGTTGGTTGCTGCCGGAATGCTTAAAGCATTACTGGTATTGCTGAATTTTGCTAATATTTTGACAATCAAGTCACCAACCTACGTCTTTTTGAGTTTTGTTTCGGATGCCGGCTTTTATTTCTTACCGGTTTTCGTGGCAATTTCAACAGCCATGAAACTGAAAACTAACATGTTTATCGCAGGCATGGTTGGAGCCGCACTGATCCATCCCACCTTTACGGGGATGGTTGCCCAAAAGACGGCAATTTCATTGTTCGGCTTGTCTGTGCCGCTCGTTTCATACTCATCTAGCGTTATTCCGTCAATTTTAGCAGTTTGGTTTATGAGCTATGTTGAAAAATTTGCAGACAAGGTCTCGCCTAAGGCAGTGAAATTTTTGTTAAAACCGCTGCTGACAGTATTAATCGTTATCCCTCTGACATTTTTTATCTTTGGGCCAATTGGTTCTTACATCGGCAACTTCTTAGCCGCAATCTTTAATTTCTTAAACAGTCATATTCCTTGGCTTGTACCGACATTAATGGGTGGATTATTCCCGCTGCTTGTAATGACAGGGATGCATTGGAGTTTTGCTCCACTTGTCGTTCAATCATATGCAACGTATCATTATGAAGCAATAATGGGACCCGGCAGCTTTGTTTCAAACATTTGTCAAGGTGCGGCTTCATTAGCTGTTGCTCTCAAAAGCAAAGATTCAAAAATGAAACAAATTTCGTCATCCGCTGGAATTACTGCTTTGCTTGGAATTACCGAACCAGCTTTGTTTGGAGTCACTCTTAAAGTTAAAAATGTACTGTACTGTGTTATGACAGGCGGAGCAGTCGGAGGGCTTTATGCTGGCCTGCAGGGCGTTGTTCGCTACACACCTGGAACTCCTGGACTTGCCAGTTTCGCTGTTTTTATTGGGAAAAATCCAATGAACGTAGTTAATGCACTTATTTCCGTTGCAATCGGCTTCGTAGTTACCTTTATTCTAACCTGGATATTTGCTGACTTTGAAGCTTCTGCAACAACTAAATAA
- a CDS encoding GNAT family N-acetyltransferase: protein MKLRQATAEDFAQIMAILQDGANQLAESGVNQWQGDYPSAQQIKEDIENGWAYLAMADDGQTIGVLSLVAGPDHYYDDLDGKWLISTDNYFVIHRVAIHSKHAGKGYATKLLVSVINYIAASHPDVVSIRIDTHEDNKAMQHLINKMGFKRVGTLQGIYRDDEVSYVYELLVH, encoded by the coding sequence GTGAAACTTAGACAAGCAACAGCAGAAGATTTTGCACAAATTATGGCAATTTTACAGGATGGTGCCAATCAACTGGCCGAAAGCGGGGTAAACCAGTGGCAGGGTGATTATCCCTCAGCACAGCAAATCAAGGAAGATATTGAAAATGGTTGGGCTTACCTGGCAATGGCAGATGACGGCCAAACAATTGGGGTGCTTTCGCTTGTAGCGGGTCCAGATCATTATTATGATGATTTGGACGGGAAATGGTTAATTTCTACCGACAATTATTTTGTAATCCACCGGGTCGCAATCCATTCAAAACATGCGGGTAAGGGTTATGCAACTAAGCTTCTGGTGAGTGTTATTAATTACATTGCTGCTAGTCATCCCGATGTCGTTTCAATTAGGATCGATACCCATGAGGATAACAAGGCGATGCAGCACCTGATTAATAAAATGGGCTTTAAACGTGTAGGCACACTGCAGGGTATTTACCGTGATGACGAGGTTTCGTATGTTTATGAGCTATTGGTCCACTAA
- a CDS encoding nucleoside transporter C-terminal domain-containing protein — translation MGFVGIIVVLAVLYWASFDRKSIDYKSIIYLFITEVVLLFLMLKTSLGNWILQGLSGSLNIITVSSSKGVNFVFGDLTNPGATSQFFLNVLLPLIFICAIIELLQYLRILPFIIKYVGKVLKKLFHIDEINAFTILSYPFVSNGVFVPFKDQMQTMSPNQLFTLAMYTMSNTTVTMIASYMHIIKSEYIIVALVLNLFSSIIVAKIVAPYDISEVHYEISTKSTNKKSLITRLMDSMNLGFKLAINISISIIGFVSLITFINIIFKSICGKTLTSIVGYICAPIAFLMGIDVHSIVSAGTVLATKAFTNIFVAINEINMHAVSLKTQAIVSVFLISFANLPNLGTTLGIMHTMVDEEHGEAIAKHALRLFLVATSVSIINGSLAGLFYSF, via the coding sequence ATGGGATTTGTGGGAATTATTGTAGTCTTAGCGGTGCTTTACTGGGCAAGTTTTGACCGGAAGAGTATTGACTACAAGTCGATTATTTATTTGTTTATTACGGAAGTTGTTTTGTTGTTCCTGATGCTAAAGACTTCTTTAGGAAATTGGATTCTGCAGGGATTGTCCGGCAGTTTGAACATTATTACCGTTTCCAGCAGTAAGGGGGTTAATTTCGTCTTCGGCGATTTGACCAATCCTGGTGCTACCTCGCAGTTCTTTTTGAACGTGTTGTTGCCATTGATCTTTATCTGTGCGATTATTGAATTATTACAATATCTGCGGATTTTACCATTTATCATCAAATATGTAGGAAAAGTATTAAAAAAGCTCTTCCATATTGATGAAATTAACGCTTTTACAATCTTGAGTTACCCGTTTGTCAGCAACGGTGTGTTTGTGCCGTTCAAGGACCAGATGCAGACGATGAGTCCTAATCAGCTGTTCACCTTAGCCATGTACACCATGTCTAACACTACGGTGACGATGATTGCTTCCTACATGCACATTATTAAGTCGGAATATATCATCGTTGCCTTGGTGCTGAACCTGTTTTCATCAATTATTGTTGCTAAAATCGTGGCACCATACGATATTTCAGAAGTGCACTACGAAATTTCGACCAAGAGTACTAACAAGAAGTCACTGATTACCCGGTTAATGGACAGTATGAATCTCGGTTTCAAGTTAGCCATTAACATTTCGATTTCAATTATCGGGTTTGTATCCTTGATTACGTTTATCAACATTATTTTCAAGTCAATTTGCGGAAAAACGTTAACCTCAATCGTCGGATACATCTGTGCTCCGATTGCTTTCTTGATGGGAATCGATGTGCATTCAATTGTCAGTGCCGGAACGGTGTTAGCAACCAAAGCCTTCACTAACATCTTCGTTGCGATTAACGAAATTAATATGCACGCCGTTAGTTTGAAGACACAGGCAATTGTCAGTGTCTTCCTGATTTCTTTTGCTAACTTGCCTAACTTAGGTACTACTTTGGGCATCATGCACACAATGGTAGACGAAGAACACGGCGAGGCGATTGCTAAGCATGCTTTACGTTTGTTCTTAGTTGCAACTTCTGTCAGCATCATTAATGGTTCCTTGGCAGGTTTGTTCTACTCATTTTAA
- a CDS encoding bifunctional UDP-sugar hydrolase/5'-nucleotidase has translation MNQQINVLTTTDLHGFISADGPQPALSLLGLKKKYPNSLLMDSGDFFVGNPLTTFFCDQYEVSPLVKYANEMDFDVMVPGNHDFDHGISYLKRQVAQLTADYVCCNVFSETGELIFKPYAIKKIAGIKIGVIGLLTSQMSMISDYPVTQGVIVKDALPELQKQVAALRDQVDLVLVGYHGGLERDLATHNEINYATGEDETFKLVSNTPGIDGFSCGHQHRVNQGHINQTLVVQCGYKGSHFGHLTFTLNDQNEIVERSEEVIATTALPQQSRAFYDPAAYEEWLRQPLDLDQLLKFLQDKFNRNHMGIFINLKGTSRQEVIDSFTIPYGVRIYHLNKAEYPKFANHDWTIKHEDYPSGAQDFVLMTNSYDVPDYRLTDQFVDNIFDEYSYYLQNQSARV, from the coding sequence ATGAATCAACAAATTAATGTGCTAACAACCACCGACTTGCACGGCTTCATCTCAGCAGATGGCCCGCAACCAGCGCTCAGTTTGTTAGGCTTGAAAAAAAAGTACCCTAATTCATTATTAATGGACAGCGGGGATTTCTTTGTTGGCAATCCGTTGACCACTTTTTTCTGTGATCAATATGAAGTTTCACCGTTAGTTAAATATGCTAACGAAATGGATTTTGACGTGATGGTACCGGGAAACCATGATTTCGATCACGGAATTAGTTATCTAAAGCGGCAAGTTGCCCAGTTAACGGCTGATTACGTTTGTTGTAATGTTTTTTCAGAAACTGGCGAGTTGATCTTTAAGCCATACGCAATTAAGAAAATTGCTGGGATAAAGATAGGGGTTATTGGCCTGCTAACCAGTCAAATGTCGATGATTAGTGATTATCCGGTCACTCAAGGCGTAATTGTTAAGGATGCGTTGCCGGAATTGCAGAAGCAAGTGGCTGCATTGCGCGATCAGGTTGACCTGGTTTTAGTAGGCTATCACGGCGGCTTGGAGCGTGACTTGGCAACCCACAATGAGATTAATTATGCGACTGGTGAAGATGAAACTTTCAAACTGGTATCTAATACACCGGGAATTGATGGCTTCAGCTGCGGTCACCAGCACCGGGTTAACCAGGGCCACATCAACCAGACTTTGGTTGTCCAATGCGGCTATAAGGGTAGTCATTTTGGTCATTTAACTTTTACCCTGAATGACCAAAATGAAATAGTTGAACGTTCTGAAGAAGTAATCGCGACGACCGCTTTGCCGCAGCAAAGCCGGGCATTCTATGATCCGGCAGCTTACGAGGAATGGCTGAGGCAGCCGCTGGACTTGGATCAATTGCTCAAGTTTTTACAGGATAAGTTTAATCGTAACCATATGGGTATTTTTATTAATCTGAAGGGAACAAGCAGGCAAGAAGTGATTGATTCCTTCACTATTCCTTATGGTGTAAGAATTTATCATTTAAATAAGGCAGAATACCCAAAGTTCGCAAATCATGATTGGACAATTAAGCATGAAGATTATCCAAGCGGTGCGCAGGACTTTGTGCTTATGACTAATTCGTATGATGTACCAGATTACCGGTTAACTGATCAATTTGTAGATAATATTTTTGACGAATATTCGTATTATTTACAAAATCAATCAGCAAGAGTTTAA
- a CDS encoding adenine phosphoribosyltransferase, translating into MTNVFKEHIASVQDFPNKGIVFRDITPLLQDGELYRKATHELAEYAKSKKADVIVGPEARGFIVGCPVAIELGIGFVPARKPHKLPREVERASYDLEYGSNSLEMHKDAIKPGQRVVVCDDLLATAGTLRASKQLIENLGGKLVGAAFYIELPDLKGHEKLPDIDIYSLVQYHGA; encoded by the coding sequence ATGACAAATGTTTTTAAGGAACACATTGCAAGTGTTCAAGACTTTCCCAACAAAGGGATTGTTTTTCGGGATATTACACCACTTTTGCAGGATGGTGAACTTTATCGTAAGGCCACGCATGAATTAGCCGAATATGCGAAGAGCAAAAAGGCCGATGTGATCGTTGGGCCTGAAGCGCGGGGCTTCATTGTCGGTTGTCCGGTAGCTATTGAACTGGGAATCGGCTTTGTTCCGGCACGCAAGCCGCATAAATTGCCGCGCGAGGTTGAACGGGCGTCTTATGATTTGGAATATGGTTCCAATAGCCTAGAAATGCACAAGGATGCAATCAAACCTGGTCAGCGTGTTGTTGTGTGCGATGATCTGCTGGCAACGGCGGGAACCTTACGTGCTTCCAAGCAGTTAATTGAAAATCTTGGTGGTAAGTTGGTTGGCGCAGCTTTTTATATTGAACTGCCCGATCTTAAGGGCCACGAAAAATTGCCTGATATTGATATTTATTCACTTGTTCAATACCATGGTGCTTAA
- the recJ gene encoding single-stranded-DNA-specific exonuclease RecJ: protein MKWKKREAEELAPELIEKYQLSPITAKLFSLRGINTDEKLAFWFDATEDDLADPLLMHDMAKALDRINRAIDAGEKITIYGDYDADGITATTIMTETLGILGADVHYFIPNRFTDGYGPNLNCYKRIVADGTKLIITVDNGITGIEEVAYAKSKGVDTIITDHHTIQEREPAACAIVHCNYPGQKYPFDDYCGAGVAYTICRGLMQDTMPELLELAMIGTIGDMVKVSGEGHIVVKRGLAMLNQTQRPGLRALIEAAGLTLGKINETDIGFNIAPRLNAVGRLADANMAVRLLLSDDEAEVTELAQKVEKLNDERKALTTQVYNDCLTLISNNGWQNRQTLVIYQPDFHEGVLGLVANKIVEKLHKPTIVLTKNDTGEIKGSGRSIPGFNLFDALVPLKGKLLTKFGGHDFACGLSLTEANINALRTEFEHSFKPAKDLQVKYYDMELPLQDAQPDTFAEMMKVGPFGTDNEQPLFSITQPQISNFMLMGKDKSHVRFNVAKAGGKLQVVGFNKAYLTNNLLPFVNQLFVQLSLNHFRNKVTLQGIIEDITFAAPKMVAPAPIVDLRQEKYVMGFADRYLLFDEKNISAAEANYGLSTDQLELVSDYSGQNEVAVLLDVPHNPIELDKALENSYQQLYLRFLLDQLPVSKIPDKSAFGKVLKYVYKHPTLKPADYRMVAPYLSLDYDSVLFILRVFFELGFVQLKHEKLVGVQHPVKKPLTASNYLKSVRSQLAFATKLRNMPREELLDYISSKIN, encoded by the coding sequence ATCAAGTGGAAAAAACGTGAAGCAGAAGAATTAGCCCCAGAGTTAATTGAAAAATATCAGCTTAGCCCAATTACGGCTAAGTTATTTTCTTTACGGGGAATTAATACTGATGAAAAATTAGCTTTTTGGTTTGATGCGACAGAAGATGATCTAGCGGATCCCTTATTGATGCACGACATGGCTAAGGCTCTTGACCGCATCAATCGAGCAATTGATGCCGGTGAAAAAATCACGATTTACGGTGACTATGATGCTGATGGGATCACGGCCACGACCATTATGACGGAAACGTTGGGAATTTTGGGGGCCGATGTCCACTATTTCATTCCTAACCGCTTTACAGATGGTTATGGTCCTAACCTTAACTGTTATAAAAGAATTGTGGCTGACGGCACCAAACTGATTATTACAGTTGATAACGGAATTACCGGAATAGAAGAAGTGGCTTACGCAAAGAGCAAGGGCGTTGACACAATTATCACCGATCACCATACAATTCAGGAGCGGGAGCCTGCAGCGTGTGCGATCGTGCACTGCAATTACCCCGGACAGAAATATCCCTTTGATGATTATTGCGGGGCAGGTGTTGCTTATACCATTTGCCGGGGATTGATGCAGGATACGATGCCGGAACTTCTTGAATTGGCAATGATTGGCACAATTGGTGATATGGTAAAAGTTTCTGGGGAAGGGCATATTGTTGTTAAACGTGGCTTAGCGATGCTCAACCAAACGCAGCGGCCGGGTTTGCGTGCGCTGATTGAAGCGGCTGGCCTAACGCTGGGAAAAATTAATGAAACGGATATCGGGTTTAACATTGCACCGCGCTTAAATGCGGTTGGTCGGTTGGCAGATGCAAATATGGCGGTTCGGTTATTATTAAGTGATGATGAAGCTGAGGTAACGGAACTGGCGCAAAAAGTCGAAAAGCTAAATGATGAACGTAAGGCTTTAACAACCCAGGTTTACAATGATTGTCTTACGTTAATTTCTAATAATGGCTGGCAAAATCGCCAGACACTAGTAATTTATCAGCCCGATTTTCATGAAGGGGTTTTGGGTTTAGTTGCAAATAAAATTGTTGAAAAGCTGCACAAGCCGACAATTGTGTTAACCAAAAATGATACGGGCGAGATCAAAGGTTCAGGACGATCAATCCCTGGATTTAATTTATTTGATGCGCTGGTTCCATTAAAGGGTAAATTACTCACCAAGTTTGGTGGACATGACTTTGCGTGTGGCCTGTCTTTGACCGAAGCCAATATTAATGCATTAAGAACAGAATTCGAGCACAGTTTTAAACCTGCAAAAGATTTGCAGGTAAAATATTACGATATGGAATTACCGCTGCAGGATGCTCAACCAGATACTTTTGCAGAAATGATGAAAGTTGGGCCCTTTGGAACAGATAATGAGCAGCCGCTTTTTAGTATCACGCAACCGCAAATTAGTAATTTTATGTTGATGGGCAAGGATAAGAGCCATGTACGCTTTAATGTGGCAAAGGCCGGAGGCAAGTTGCAGGTGGTTGGCTTCAATAAGGCTTATCTGACAAACAATTTATTGCCGTTTGTCAATCAATTGTTTGTGCAGTTATCATTGAATCATTTCCGTAATAAGGTCACGCTCCAGGGAATAATTGAAGATATTACCTTTGCGGCTCCTAAAATGGTTGCTCCGGCACCGATTGTTGACCTACGCCAAGAAAAATATGTAATGGGCTTTGCGGACCGCTACTTGTTATTTGATGAAAAAAATATTTCGGCAGCGGAGGCGAATTATGGTCTTTCTACCGATCAGTTGGAATTGGTAAGTGACTATTCCGGTCAGAATGAGGTTGCGGTTTTGCTTGATGTGCCTCATAATCCGATTGAATTAGATAAGGCCTTGGAAAATAGTTATCAGCAGCTCTATTTACGTTTTTTACTTGATCAGTTGCCAGTTAGCAAAATTCCCGACAAGTCAGCTTTTGGCAAAGTTTTGAAGTATGTATACAAGCACCCGACGTTAAAACCAGCGGATTACCGCATGGTTGCACCATACTTGAGTCTTGACTACGATAGTGTTTTATTCATTCTGCGTGTTTTCTTTGAATTAGGCTTTGTGCAGCTGAAACATGAAAAATTGGTTGGGGTGCAGCATCCCGTTAAAAAGCCGTTAACAGCATCTAACTATCTTAAGTCTGTTCGTTCACAACTTGCTTTTGCTACTAAATTGCGCAATATGCCGCGTGAAGAATTGCTTGATTATATAAGTAGCAAAATAAACTAG